A genomic region of Salinibacterium sp. NK8237 contains the following coding sequences:
- a CDS encoding PucR family transcriptional regulator codes for MPTPLADVIATERLALRPLTAVDTFERTVTWVHNSDLDDPTPFVTEGQLLLTTGRQFVDNADPDAVPDFDSYVARLTSAGVAAIGFGTEVITHGVPAGLVAACSAAGLPLFEVPYRIPFIAISRLVADNEAEQARAGFDRALAAQNDIASAAVGKGRLPAAAARAAEHLDCGVWIFDADGELVSDSSESQRGAKAGRAPASRPADAAPASRPADAAPAIRSSVTTLLGRARRARVVEQLPGEHRVVQTLGPSGRLCGAIAWSRDTEFGALDNSVMTVLAALAEVSLEQTENLRVGHRAILEQLFQLLKDGRVDSVRRAVQVAGIDLPAEHFAVAALELSQTTASVRDVLERRAARAESTFFAVADGRHLLVLIDASQLRAEKRFFAANELTVGLSAVLGWSELNVAITQAVRSLEAAPAGTITEFDSLVGESFFGLLASSSVADIAHARLASVIESADGLALLRAAQVWLRHNGQWDPAARELGIHRHGLKSRMQRLADLTNLSLDTFQGRAELWAMLAAIDLGEKP; via the coding sequence ATGCCCACACCACTCGCCGACGTGATCGCGACTGAGCGTCTCGCGCTGCGTCCGCTCACTGCCGTTGACACCTTCGAGCGCACCGTCACGTGGGTGCACAACTCCGACCTCGATGATCCAACGCCCTTCGTCACCGAGGGCCAATTGCTGCTCACGACCGGGCGCCAATTCGTCGACAACGCCGACCCGGATGCCGTGCCCGACTTCGATTCCTACGTCGCCAGGCTCACCAGCGCTGGCGTCGCGGCGATCGGTTTCGGCACCGAAGTGATCACCCACGGAGTGCCAGCCGGCCTCGTCGCCGCGTGCTCCGCCGCCGGACTCCCGCTCTTCGAAGTGCCGTACCGCATCCCGTTCATCGCCATCAGTCGCCTCGTCGCCGACAACGAAGCCGAACAAGCGCGCGCCGGCTTCGACCGCGCCCTCGCCGCCCAAAACGACATCGCCAGCGCCGCCGTTGGCAAAGGCCGCCTGCCTGCTGCGGCTGCCCGCGCCGCCGAGCACCTCGACTGTGGTGTCTGGATCTTCGACGCCGACGGCGAGCTCGTCAGCGACAGTTCCGAATCCCAACGCGGGGCGAAAGCCGGCCGTGCCCCCGCCAGCCGTCCCGCGGATGCCGCCCCCGCCAGCCGTCCCGCGGATGCCGCCCCCGCCATCCGCAGTTCGGTCACGACCTTGCTGGGTCGGGCTCGTCGCGCGCGCGTCGTTGAGCAGTTGCCGGGTGAGCACCGCGTGGTGCAAACGCTGGGCCCGAGCGGACGCTTGTGCGGGGCCATCGCGTGGTCGCGCGACACCGAATTTGGGGCACTCGACAATTCGGTGATGACGGTGTTGGCGGCGCTCGCCGAGGTGTCGCTCGAGCAGACCGAGAATTTGCGGGTGGGCCATCGGGCGATTCTGGAGCAGCTGTTTCAGTTGTTGAAGGATGGCCGGGTCGACAGTGTGCGGCGTGCGGTGCAGGTGGCGGGCATCGATTTGCCGGCGGAACATTTTGCGGTCGCGGCGCTGGAGTTGAGCCAGACCACGGCGAGCGTTCGCGATGTGCTCGAGCGTCGCGCCGCTCGCGCCGAGAGCACGTTTTTTGCGGTGGCCGATGGCCGGCACTTGCTGGTACTGATCGATGCGAGCCAGTTGCGTGCCGAGAAACGATTCTTTGCCGCCAACGAACTCACCGTTGGGCTCTCGGCGGTGCTCGGGTGGAGCGAGCTGAACGTCGCGATCACTCAGGCGGTTCGCTCGCTTGAGGCGGCGCCGGCCGGAACAATCACTGAATTCGACAGCCTCGTGGGCGAGAGCTTTTTCGGGTTGCTGGCGTCGAGTTCGGTGGCCGATATCGCTCATGCCCGCCTCGCTAGCGTCATCGAATCGGCCGACGGTCTCGCGCTGCTGCGGGCGGCGCAAGTGTGGCTGCGGCACAACGGTCAGTGGGATCCGGCGGCACGCGAGTTGGGCATCCATCGGCACGGGTTGAAGTCGCGGATGCAGCGGCTCGCCGACCTCACCAATTTGAGTCTCGACACCTTCCAGGGCCGTGCCGAGTTGTGGGCGATGTTGGCTGCGATCGACCTCGGCGAAAAACCCTAA
- the gabT gene encoding 4-aminobutyrate--2-oxoglutarate transaminase codes for MSTSSSTSTAPAAPAPVGGPSLPQKRNLVTAIPGPRSQALLERKKQAVPSAIGITLPVFVEAAGGGVLLDVDGNTLIDFGSGIAVTGVGNAAPAVVEAVTAQVAQFTHTCFMINGYESYVEVAEKLNEITPGTHEKRTALFNSGSEAVENAIKIARYFTGKQAVVAFDHAYHGRTNLTMGLTAKSMPYKSGFGPFAPEIYRAPMSYPFRDGGISGEDAAARAILQIEKQIGASNLAAIIIEPIQGEGGFIEPAPGFLPALSEWATANNVIFIADEVQTGFARTGDLFASNHENLVPDIMVTAKGIAGGLPLSAVTGRADVMDAAHVGGLGGTYGGNPIACAAALATIRTFEESGAIERAREIGTTFRGRLNGLRAGDPRIGDVRGRGAMIAMELVDPTTKEPDAALTSKVAAAAHAAGVVVLTCGTYGNVIRFLPPLSISDELIADGLDVVRDALAKA; via the coding sequence ATGTCTACTTCTTCTTCCACCTCCACGGCTCCCGCGGCCCCGGCCCCGGTTGGCGGCCCCTCGCTTCCGCAGAAGCGCAACCTCGTCACCGCGATTCCCGGGCCCCGCTCGCAGGCACTGCTCGAGCGCAAGAAGCAGGCGGTTCCTTCCGCTATCGGCATCACTCTCCCCGTCTTCGTCGAAGCCGCCGGTGGTGGCGTGCTTCTCGACGTTGATGGCAACACCCTCATCGACTTTGGTTCCGGCATCGCCGTGACCGGTGTGGGCAACGCGGCACCCGCCGTTGTCGAAGCTGTCACCGCGCAGGTCGCCCAGTTCACCCACACGTGCTTCATGATCAACGGCTACGAAAGCTACGTCGAGGTCGCCGAGAAGCTCAACGAAATCACCCCCGGAACCCACGAGAAGCGCACCGCTCTTTTCAACTCGGGCTCCGAAGCTGTTGAGAACGCGATCAAGATCGCCCGCTACTTCACCGGCAAGCAGGCCGTTGTGGCCTTCGACCACGCGTACCACGGTCGCACCAACCTCACGATGGGTCTCACCGCCAAGTCGATGCCCTACAAGAGCGGCTTCGGACCCTTCGCGCCCGAGATCTACCGCGCACCGATGTCGTATCCGTTCCGCGATGGCGGAATCAGTGGTGAGGATGCCGCCGCCCGCGCCATCCTGCAGATCGAGAAGCAGATCGGCGCCAGCAACCTCGCCGCGATCATCATCGAGCCCATCCAGGGCGAGGGTGGCTTCATTGAGCCGGCCCCCGGATTCCTGCCAGCCCTCAGCGAGTGGGCCACCGCCAACAACGTGATCTTCATCGCTGACGAAGTGCAGACCGGCTTCGCTCGCACGGGTGACCTGTTCGCCTCGAACCACGAGAACCTCGTTCCCGACATCATGGTGACCGCCAAGGGCATCGCCGGCGGCCTCCCGCTTTCGGCCGTCACCGGTCGCGCCGATGTCATGGATGCCGCCCACGTCGGCGGACTCGGCGGAACCTACGGTGGAAACCCCATCGCCTGTGCCGCAGCGCTCGCCACCATCCGCACCTTCGAAGAATCGGGCGCCATTGAGCGAGCCCGTGAAATCGGAACCACCTTCCGTGGCCGCCTCAACGGACTCCGCGCCGGCGACCCCCGCATCGGAGATGTTCGTGGCCGTGGCGCCATGATCGCCATGGAACTCGTCGACCCCACCACGAAAGAGCCCGACGCCGCCCTCACGTCGAAGGTTGCAGCTGCAGCCCACGCCGCCGGTGTTGTCGTGCTGACCTGCGGAACCTATGGCAACGTCATCCGCTTCCTCCCGCCGCTCTCGATCTCTGACGAGCTCATCGCTGACGGCCTCGACGTCGTTCGCGACGCTCTCGCCAAGGCCTAG
- a CDS encoding NAD-dependent succinate-semialdehyde dehydrogenase, whose amino-acid sequence MTNSTETQLLEAVPNQLFIGGEWVAATGSKTLDVTDPATGKVIRTISDASAEDGMRALDAAAAAQDSWAATPARERGEILRRTFDLVQEHRDEIALLMTLEMGKPLAEANGEVTYGGEFLRWFSEEAVRISGRFGNTPEGTGRMIVSQRPVGPCFLITPWNFPLAMATRKIAPALAAGCTVVVKPAALTPLSTLFLAKLFEEAGLPAGVLNIVTTSSSSEVSEPIIADSRLRKLSFTGSTPVGKALIKQASENVLRTSMELGGNAPFVVFDDADLDKAVDGAIAAKFRNIGQACTAANRFIVHSSVAAEFAEKIAARVADMKIGRGTEDGVNIGPLINDKAVDKADELVQDAVKRGATLVTGGKRVEGEGSFYEPTIVSSVPADSDILREEIFGPVVSIVEFTDEAEGVRLANDTEYGLVSYVFTESLARGNRMIDALDTGMMGLNVGVLSNAAAPFGGVKQSGIGREGGSEGIHEYLSTKYTLVPNS is encoded by the coding sequence ATGACGAACTCCACCGAAACCCAGCTTCTTGAAGCAGTGCCGAACCAGTTGTTCATCGGCGGTGAGTGGGTTGCCGCAACAGGCAGCAAGACGCTCGACGTGACTGACCCGGCTACCGGCAAGGTCATCCGCACCATTTCGGATGCCTCGGCAGAAGACGGCATGCGCGCCCTTGACGCCGCAGCGGCCGCTCAGGATTCCTGGGCCGCGACACCTGCTCGCGAGCGTGGCGAAATTCTGCGTCGCACCTTCGACCTCGTGCAGGAGCACCGCGACGAGATCGCCCTGCTCATGACGCTCGAGATGGGCAAGCCGCTCGCCGAGGCCAACGGTGAAGTCACCTACGGCGGCGAGTTCTTGCGCTGGTTCAGCGAAGAGGCCGTGCGCATCTCGGGTCGCTTCGGCAACACCCCTGAGGGCACCGGTCGCATGATCGTGTCGCAGCGTCCGGTTGGTCCGTGCTTCCTTATTACGCCCTGGAACTTCCCGCTCGCGATGGCCACCCGCAAGATTGCCCCTGCACTGGCCGCCGGTTGCACGGTCGTCGTGAAGCCCGCAGCGCTCACGCCACTGAGCACCCTGTTCCTGGCGAAGCTCTTCGAAGAGGCCGGCCTGCCGGCTGGCGTGCTCAACATCGTCACGACCTCAAGCTCCTCCGAAGTGTCGGAGCCGATCATCGCCGACTCTCGCCTGCGCAAGCTCTCGTTCACCGGCTCCACTCCGGTCGGCAAGGCGCTCATCAAGCAGGCCTCCGAAAACGTTCTGCGCACCTCGATGGAACTCGGCGGCAACGCCCCGTTCGTTGTCTTCGACGACGCCGACCTCGACAAGGCTGTAGACGGCGCAATTGCGGCCAAGTTCCGCAACATCGGCCAAGCCTGCACCGCAGCAAACCGCTTCATCGTGCACAGCTCAGTTGCTGCCGAGTTCGCGGAAAAGATTGCCGCTCGCGTCGCCGACATGAAGATCGGTCGCGGCACCGAAGACGGCGTCAACATTGGTCCGCTCATCAATGACAAGGCTGTCGACAAGGCCGACGAACTGGTTCAGGATGCCGTGAAGCGCGGCGCGACCCTCGTCACCGGCGGCAAGCGCGTTGAGGGCGAAGGAAGCTTCTATGAGCCCACGATCGTGTCGAGCGTTCCCGCCGACAGCGACATCCTTCGCGAAGAAATCTTCGGACCGGTCGTCTCGATCGTTGAGTTCACCGACGAAGCCGAAGGCGTACGCCTCGCGAACGACACCGAATATGGACTCGTCTCGTATGTGTTCACCGAAAGCCTTGCCCGTGGAAACCGGATGATCGATGCCCTCGACACCGGCATGATGGGCCTCAACGTTGGCGTACTCTCCAACGCGGCAGCCCCCTTCGGCGGAGTCAAGCAGTCCGGCATCGGTCGCGAAGGCGGCTCGGAAGGCATCCACGAGTACCTCTCTACTAAGTACACGCTCGTTCCCAATAGCTAA
- a CDS encoding methyltransferase — protein sequence MSEHLFATLRRWPDVEAPNLFAVDASDRLILDEAASQLADTQPGELVVMGDNYGALTLGAATLHDCRGIRVFQDSLVSELALAENAGDLAPHYSSHALGAELLEGARLVLMQLPRSLAELDEWAQAIARFASPDVTVISGGRIKHMTLAMNEVLGRSFDDVNAGRGRQKSRTLTSLGAKRDAVEARYPVTSVLREPELPVDELTVSAHGGAFAGAALDMGTRFLLTFLPEMKPDAATAVDLGSGTGVLAVSLALARPDLHVVAVDQSSAAVASTRETADANGVGARVEAAREDALTERPTASADLIVCNPPFHTGATVHAGVALRMLADARRVLKPGGELWVVFNTHLGYRDYLNRTVGPTRQAGRNSKFTVTVSVRA from the coding sequence ATGTCTGAGCACCTGTTCGCCACTCTGCGACGTTGGCCCGACGTGGAAGCCCCCAATCTTTTTGCGGTGGATGCCAGCGATCGCCTCATTCTCGATGAGGCTGCTTCGCAGTTGGCCGATACCCAGCCGGGCGAGCTGGTGGTGATGGGCGACAACTATGGGGCGCTCACCCTCGGGGCGGCCACCTTGCACGACTGCCGCGGCATCCGCGTGTTTCAGGATTCTCTGGTGTCGGAGCTTGCTCTGGCCGAGAACGCCGGCGACCTTGCCCCGCACTACAGCTCGCACGCTTTGGGTGCCGAGTTGCTCGAGGGCGCACGGCTGGTGTTGATGCAGTTGCCGCGCAGCCTGGCCGAGTTGGATGAATGGGCCCAAGCCATCGCCCGCTTCGCGTCGCCTGACGTAACCGTGATTTCGGGTGGCCGCATTAAGCACATGACGTTGGCGATGAATGAGGTGCTCGGTCGCTCGTTCGATGATGTGAACGCGGGCCGTGGGCGTCAGAAGTCACGCACGCTCACCTCGTTGGGCGCAAAGCGCGACGCCGTAGAAGCTCGCTACCCGGTCACGTCGGTGTTGCGCGAACCAGAACTTCCCGTCGATGAGCTAACAGTCAGCGCCCACGGTGGAGCTTTCGCCGGTGCCGCCCTCGACATGGGCACGCGATTCTTGTTGACGTTCTTGCCCGAAATGAAACCGGATGCCGCCACCGCCGTTGACCTCGGCAGCGGCACCGGCGTGCTCGCCGTTTCGCTCGCTCTCGCCCGCCCCGACCTGCACGTGGTTGCCGTTGATCAGTCCAGTGCCGCCGTGGCATCGACCCGCGAAACGGCCGACGCGAACGGTGTCGGAGCGCGAGTTGAGGCAGCGCGCGAAGATGCCCTCACCGAACGGCCGACGGCCAGTGCTGATCTGATTGTGTGCAATCCGCCCTTCCACACCGGCGCGACAGTGCATGCCGGCGTTGCTTTGCGGATGCTGGCTGACGCCCGCCGCGTGCTCAAACCCGGCGGAGAACTGTGGGTCGTCTTCAACACCCACCTCGGGTATCGCGACTACCTGAACCGCACCGTCGGCCCCACCCGCCAGGCCGGGCGCAACAGCAAGTTCACGGTGACGGTGTCGGTGCGGGCGTAG
- a CDS encoding DUF6176 family protein, giving the protein MPSSVPPGMRLELSRAPLNPGQEPVFEEWMKVLNDRYDEHEAAVSAERQIFEATFKSTEADGQVWIYHLSLMGAEGEPLDEQLQMGADHAAYSRRAKKPGWEELEPKFMLTPNHLREQMEKWAATGVA; this is encoded by the coding sequence ATGCCATCATCCGTTCCGCCCGGTATGCGCCTCGAGCTAAGCCGTGCTCCTCTGAATCCCGGGCAAGAGCCGGTTTTTGAGGAATGGATGAAGGTGCTCAACGATCGCTATGACGAGCACGAAGCCGCTGTCTCAGCGGAGCGCCAGATCTTCGAGGCGACGTTCAAGAGCACCGAAGCGGATGGTCAGGTGTGGATCTACCACCTCAGTCTCATGGGTGCTGAGGGCGAGCCCCTCGACGAGCAGCTCCAGATGGGAGCGGATCACGCAGCGTATAGCCGGCGCGCAAAAAAACCTGGTTGGGAAGAGCTTGAGCCCAAATTCATGCTCACGCCGAACCACCTCCGCGAACAGATGGAGAAGTGGGCAGCGACTGGAGTCGCGTAG
- a CDS encoding GNAT family N-acetyltransferase — protein MTPVRRASSRRAADASAFRRAQLRWRRCPSHRLLLAEVDGRTAGWASFGGGREDGMTPLGELAGLYVHPDFWSRKIGHALLQ, from the coding sequence GTGACGCCGGTTCGGCGCGCGAGTAGCCGTCGGGCAGCGGACGCCTCGGCCTTTCGCCGTGCGCAACTACGATGGCGACGCTGCCCTTCCCATCGGCTGCTGCTGGCCGAGGTCGACGGTCGTACCGCAGGGTGGGCATCCTTCGGCGGCGGGAGAGAGGATGGAATGACGCCTCTCGGCGAGCTCGCAGGACTGTACGTGCACCCCGACTTCTGGTCGCGAAAAATTGGACATGCACTCCTCCAATGA
- a CDS encoding toxin: protein MKVHDSALKHGVRSEDSIQAATWALWLEDLDDDSPARQLRLGFDTQGRLLETVVLIFDSGNELIIHAMKARPQMLDLLP, encoded by the coding sequence GTGAAGGTTCACGATTCGGCGCTCAAGCACGGCGTTCGGTCAGAAGACTCAATCCAAGCTGCGACATGGGCGCTCTGGCTCGAAGACCTTGATGATGATTCGCCTGCGCGCCAGCTGCGTTTAGGATTCGACACGCAAGGTCGGCTCCTTGAGACAGTTGTTCTCATCTTCGACAGCGGAAACGAGCTAATCATCCACGCTATGAAGGCTCGGCCTCAGATGCTGGATTTGCTGCCCTAG
- a CDS encoding ribbon-helix-helix domain-containing protein, giving the protein MSTGESVNGVPVTEEQIAAWAAEAEAGYDVAKLKERGRGRPGRGAEPSQVVALRLTPDELAAIDARAAREHKTRSEAIRDALTSYVA; this is encoded by the coding sequence ATGAGTACAGGTGAATCGGTAAACGGCGTGCCCGTCACTGAGGAGCAAATAGCTGCATGGGCTGCTGAGGCAGAGGCGGGGTATGACGTCGCCAAGTTGAAGGAGCGCGGTCGTGGCCGCCCTGGGCGAGGTGCCGAGCCTTCGCAGGTTGTGGCGCTTCGGCTCACTCCAGATGAACTTGCCGCGATCGATGCCCGCGCGGCACGCGAGCACAAGACGCGGTCGGAGGCGATCCGCGACGCACTCACCTCATACGTCGCGTGA
- a CDS encoding class I SAM-dependent methyltransferase, protein MIEEVSAAYSLRAQEYVERFGSMDAVHPQDRQLVETWARGIEPGSSVIDAGCGPGQWTNFLAELGLLAHGIDLVPEFIECAQRTYPDVPFSAGSLNNLKVPDGSIAAVLAWFSLIHHEPVDIQLPLQEFRRALHPGGTLLVGFFEGPVVEQFAHAVAPAFRWSEDALSDELRAAGFDVATSQVRRSPGERPQAAIVARARNGC, encoded by the coding sequence GTGATTGAGGAAGTCAGCGCTGCGTATTCACTTCGGGCACAGGAATACGTCGAGCGGTTCGGATCGATGGATGCCGTGCATCCGCAAGATCGTCAGCTGGTCGAGACGTGGGCCCGCGGCATCGAGCCCGGCAGCAGCGTCATTGATGCCGGTTGTGGTCCAGGCCAGTGGACGAACTTCCTTGCCGAGCTGGGGCTATTGGCCCACGGCATCGACCTAGTGCCCGAGTTCATCGAGTGCGCTCAGCGCACCTACCCCGACGTGCCTTTCAGCGCTGGATCCCTCAACAATCTAAAAGTGCCAGACGGTTCCATAGCTGCAGTGCTCGCGTGGTTCTCCCTGATCCACCACGAGCCCGTCGACATCCAGCTCCCCCTGCAAGAATTTCGGCGCGCGCTGCACCCCGGCGGCACCCTTCTTGTTGGTTTCTTCGAAGGACCCGTTGTTGAGCAGTTCGCGCACGCTGTCGCTCCCGCATTCCGGTGGTCGGAGGATGCACTCAGCGACGAGCTACGTGCGGCGGGCTTTGATGTCGCCACTTCGCAGGTCAGGCGTTCGCCGGGCGAGCGGCCGCAGGCGGCGATCGTCGCACGTGCCCGCAATGGGTGCTGA
- a CDS encoding alpha/beta fold hydrolase: MPSYVGSDETTLHYDVVGCNGEPIILLAGGAARHPSYLGDLAGLSKSRQLIVAHLRGVGRSRMPVAEEHGSYWNQADDIERLRMHLGLDRVVVVAHSAGTRLAIAYAAQFTKSLSRMVLITPPATYLVGEASDVEVLSQKRRGDLVFESAFAALAAGPRVTDDAGYNAWQQQTAPAGYAQWGAKEQAHAQIGNWSLAAAKAYFSFSPPTNFALRLEDISAPVLVLAGAEDSLTGLAPVVALADLFPSGVAEVIERSGHYPWVEQPQAFRRAIDAFLED; encoded by the coding sequence ATGCCAAGCTACGTAGGCTCCGATGAAACAACGCTTCATTACGATGTCGTGGGTTGCAACGGTGAACCGATTATTTTGCTTGCCGGGGGAGCCGCGCGCCATCCCAGTTACCTCGGCGATCTCGCCGGGCTCAGTAAAAGTCGCCAACTTATCGTTGCCCATCTCAGAGGTGTGGGTCGCTCGCGGATGCCCGTGGCCGAAGAGCATGGCTCGTACTGGAATCAAGCTGACGACATCGAACGCCTACGGATGCACCTAGGTCTTGATCGCGTGGTTGTCGTGGCGCATTCCGCCGGCACCAGGCTGGCCATTGCGTACGCCGCCCAGTTCACGAAATCTCTTTCCCGGATGGTGCTGATCACCCCGCCGGCGACATACCTCGTCGGCGAAGCATCCGATGTCGAAGTTCTGAGCCAGAAACGACGGGGAGACCTAGTTTTTGAGTCAGCTTTCGCCGCACTAGCTGCAGGCCCACGAGTAACGGACGATGCCGGTTACAACGCGTGGCAGCAGCAAACAGCGCCCGCAGGCTACGCACAGTGGGGCGCGAAGGAACAAGCCCACGCCCAGATCGGCAACTGGAGCCTGGCCGCGGCGAAAGCGTACTTCAGCTTCAGCCCGCCAACTAACTTTGCCCTGCGGTTGGAAGATATCTCAGCGCCCGTGCTTGTACTCGCCGGCGCCGAGGACAGCCTCACTGGCCTCGCCCCGGTAGTCGCCCTTGCAGACCTTTTTCCGTCTGGGGTCGCCGAAGTGATTGAGCGCAGCGGGCACTATCCGTGGGTCGAGCAACCCCAAGCATTCAGGCGAGCGATCGATGCTTTTCTGGAGGATTAG
- a CDS encoding shikimate 5-dehydrogenase: MPILNKDMTLCISLAARPSNLGTRFHNYLYDELGLNFIYKAFTTSNIEDAIAGVRGLGIRGCSVSMPFKEAVLELVDVVEHSAAAIESVNTIVNNDGVLTASNTDYEAVADLIARHQLDPSLSVLVRGSGGMAKAVVAAFHGAGFADLTVLARNVAAGEALATKYGYRAVSVDPQPGHAVIVNVTPLGMAGDSADELAFTPDHIRAAQTVFDVVAFPAETPLIRAARDAGKLVITGAEVIALQAAAQFVRYTGVTLTPEQIARASAFSRE; encoded by the coding sequence ATGCCGATCCTCAATAAAGACATGACGCTGTGCATTTCGCTGGCCGCCCGGCCCTCTAACCTCGGCACGCGATTTCACAACTATCTGTACGACGAACTCGGCCTGAACTTCATCTACAAAGCCTTCACGACCAGCAATATTGAGGATGCCATCGCCGGCGTTAGGGGCTTAGGCATCCGGGGTTGTTCCGTTTCGATGCCGTTCAAAGAGGCAGTGCTTGAGCTTGTGGATGTTGTCGAGCACTCCGCCGCGGCGATCGAGTCGGTGAACACGATCGTGAACAATGACGGCGTGCTCACGGCATCCAACACTGACTATGAGGCTGTCGCGGATCTGATCGCCCGCCACCAGCTCGACCCGAGCTTGTCGGTGCTGGTTCGCGGATCGGGTGGCATGGCCAAAGCGGTTGTCGCCGCCTTCCACGGTGCCGGTTTCGCTGACCTGACGGTGCTCGCGCGCAACGTCGCGGCCGGCGAAGCGCTCGCCACGAAGTATGGCTACCGCGCCGTGAGCGTCGACCCGCAGCCCGGCCACGCGGTGATCGTCAACGTCACCCCGCTCGGGATGGCAGGCGACTCCGCCGATGAATTAGCGTTCACGCCCGACCACATTCGCGCCGCGCAAACGGTGTTCGATGTGGTGGCATTCCCGGCCGAGACACCGCTCATTCGGGCCGCTCGGGATGCCGGAAAGCTCGTCATCACGGGCGCCGAAGTCATCGCACTCCAGGCTGCGGCGCAGTTCGTTCGCTACACCGGCGTCACGCTGACGCCCGAGCAGATCGCGCGTGCTTCGGCGTTCTCGCGGGAGTAA
- a CDS encoding TRC40/GET3/ArsA family transport-energizing ATPase, producing the protein MLLTLATARKVLFVGGKGGVGKTSVASALALARARSGGRVLLVSTDPAHNLGYIWEMSLSDTPARVFTAPSGYVDAVEVDPHVTIERHFAAVTTTMMKLLPERLHPSAKAHLALAKTAPGSHESATLERIAELMEQGLDEYDLVLFDTAPSGHTLHLLSLPEKLSGWTDSLLASRSRSDRFAAAARGLVGGEQDPESAADSELRRTLLARRDRFARMTKTITDPSTTGFVVVTVAETMPIAESLDIVNQLHALGVDIAAVVINRRSPTDAGAFLKERSKREEASLLPLREHLGAIPTTELPLLGRDMTGEDALEELATLIAAP; encoded by the coding sequence ATGTTGTTGACACTCGCGACCGCACGCAAAGTTCTCTTTGTCGGGGGCAAGGGCGGGGTCGGCAAAACCTCGGTGGCATCCGCTTTGGCTCTGGCGCGTGCTCGCAGTGGTGGACGGGTGCTGCTCGTCTCTACTGATCCCGCGCACAACCTCGGGTACATCTGGGAGATGTCGCTGTCAGACACGCCCGCCCGTGTGTTCACCGCGCCGAGTGGCTATGTGGATGCCGTCGAGGTTGACCCGCACGTCACAATCGAGCGGCATTTTGCGGCCGTCACCACCACCATGATGAAGCTCCTTCCCGAACGATTGCACCCGTCAGCGAAGGCGCATCTCGCGCTCGCGAAAACAGCTCCGGGCAGCCACGAGTCGGCCACGCTTGAACGGATCGCGGAACTCATGGAGCAGGGTCTCGATGAGTACGATCTAGTGCTGTTCGACACCGCACCGTCTGGCCACACGCTGCACTTGCTGAGCCTTCCGGAGAAGTTGAGTGGATGGACGGATTCACTTCTGGCCAGCCGCTCGAGATCGGACCGTTTCGCTGCGGCGGCGCGAGGACTTGTTGGTGGTGAGCAAGATCCGGAATCTGCAGCCGACTCAGAACTCAGACGCACCCTGCTCGCCCGGCGCGACCGTTTCGCGCGCATGACGAAGACGATCACCGATCCCTCGACCACCGGTTTTGTGGTCGTGACTGTTGCGGAAACCATGCCGATCGCGGAGTCTCTCGACATCGTCAATCAGCTTCACGCGCTGGGTGTCGATATCGCGGCCGTGGTTATCAATCGTCGCTCGCCCACGGATGCTGGCGCTTTTCTGAAGGAACGCAGCAAGCGCGAAGAGGCGTCCCTCCTGCCGCTCCGGGAGCATCTCGGCGCCATTCCGACAACGGAACTACCGCTCCTGGGTCGTGATATGACGGGTGAGGATGCGTTGGAGGAACTCGCGACGCTGATTGCCGCGCCCTAG
- a CDS encoding cory-CC-star protein, whose product MEPSTAGQRWERFSRRWSAFRDGLQDYYVGPYRQMFRREQQDEDDLFMIAVLGEALGVPDPAAYYTAELMPALWEDFHSWHRRMGIPRSPLDQIGCC is encoded by the coding sequence ATGGAACCGTCGACTGCGGGCCAACGCTGGGAGAGATTCTCCCGGCGCTGGTCGGCGTTCCGCGATGGCCTTCAGGATTACTACGTAGGGCCGTACCGCCAAATGTTCAGGCGGGAACAGCAAGATGAAGACGACCTGTTCATGATTGCTGTTCTCGGTGAAGCCCTTGGTGTGCCCGATCCGGCCGCTTATTACACCGCCGAGCTGATGCCGGCCCTCTGGGAAGACTTTCACTCTTGGCACCGCCGGATGGGAATTCCCCGCTCACCATTGGATCAAATCGGATGTTGTTGA